In one Oryza glaberrima chromosome 2, OglaRS2, whole genome shotgun sequence genomic region, the following are encoded:
- the LOC127763014 gene encoding uncharacterized protein LOC127763014 isoform X4, whose protein sequence is MDNNIGGSTPTSLRRSCPFADINNASAGDSPKKRNNIGVFTPTSLTKSTPFADITNTSAGESRINNVPQKENMQKLQEDGAKLNALELRRKRARERYASMSPKKKEARKMKARVYKQLKEDEYSAPLGDITNVSVDDLRRCHVNDCSTLQQGSNHALLQPVDRTGPGSDQQHMITPRRLPFTVINNVAHYDNVDHTRSPFSCILQGATQNSHTLPANTER, encoded by the exons ATGGATAACAATATTGGGGGCTCCACACCAACATCGTTAAGAAGatcat GCCCTTTTGCTGATATTAATAATGCGAGTGCTGGGGATTCGCCCAAAAAACGTAACAATATTGGGGTCTTCACACCAACATCGTTAACAAAATCAA CCCCGTTTGCCGATATTACTAATACGAGCGCGGGGGAATCACGTATAAACAATGTGCCTCAAAAGGAAAATATGCAAA AACTGCAAGAAGATGGTGCTAAACTCAACGCATTAGAATTAAGAAGGAAGCGTGCTAGAGAGAGGTATGCATCAATGAGCCCAAAGAAAAAGGAGGCGAGGAAAATGAAGGCCCGTGTGTACAAGCAATTGAAGGAGGACGAATACTCAG CTCCACTTGGTGATATTACAAATGTTAGTGTTGATGATTTAAGAAGATGCCACGTAAATGATTGTTCTACACTGCAGCAAGGATCAAACCATGCATTATTACAGCCCGTTGATAGGACTGGACCTG GAAGTGATCAACAACACATGATCACACCTCGGCGTCTACCATTTACAGTGATCAACAATGTAGCTCATTATGATAATGTGGATCACACTCGATCCCCTTTCAGCTGCATACTTCAAGGTGCAACACAAAACAGCCATACACTACCTGCAAATACAG AGCGCTAG
- the LOC127763014 gene encoding uncharacterized protein LOC127763014 isoform X3: MDNNIGGSTPTSLRRSCPFADINNASAGDSPKKRNNIGVFTPTSLTKSKLQEDGAKLNALELRRKRARERYASMSPKKKEARKMKARVYKQLKEDEYSAPLGDITNVSVDDLRRCHVNDCSTLQQGSNHALLQPVDRTGPGSDQQHMITPRRLPFTVINNVAHYDNVDHTRSPFSCILQGATQNSHTLPANTGNKSKIPKTVMTMLLYWVVINGNSALKGTSMKLKK, translated from the exons ATGGATAACAATATTGGGGGCTCCACACCAACATCGTTAAGAAGatcat GCCCTTTTGCTGATATTAATAATGCGAGTGCTGGGGATTCGCCCAAAAAACGTAACAATATTGGGGTCTTCACACCAACATCGTTAACAAAATCAA AACTGCAAGAAGATGGTGCTAAACTCAACGCATTAGAATTAAGAAGGAAGCGTGCTAGAGAGAGGTATGCATCAATGAGCCCAAAGAAAAAGGAGGCGAGGAAAATGAAGGCCCGTGTGTACAAGCAATTGAAGGAGGACGAATACTCAG CTCCACTTGGTGATATTACAAATGTTAGTGTTGATGATTTAAGAAGATGCCACGTAAATGATTGTTCTACACTGCAGCAAGGATCAAACCATGCATTATTACAGCCCGTTGATAGGACTGGACCTG GAAGTGATCAACAACACATGATCACACCTCGGCGTCTACCATTTACAGTGATCAACAATGTAGCTCATTATGATAATGTGGATCACACTCGATCCCCTTTCAGCTGCATACTTCAAGGTGCAACACAAAACAGCCATACACTACCTGCAAATACAG GGAACAAATCGAAGATACCAAAGACAGTGATGACGATGTTGTTATATTGGGTAGTCATCAACGGAAATTCGGCTCTAAAAGGGACATCAATGAAACTAAAGAAGTAA
- the LOC127763014 gene encoding uncharacterized protein LOC127763014 isoform X1, with translation MDNNIGGSTPTSLRRSCPFADINNASAGDSPKKRNNIGVFTPTSLTKSTPFADITNTSAGESRINNVPQKENMQKLQEDGAKLNALELRRKRARERYASMSPKKKEARKMKARVYKQLKEDEYSAPLGDITNVSVDDLRRCHVNDCSTLQQGSNHALLQPVDRTGPGSDQQHMITPRRLPFTVINNVAHYDNVDHTRSPFSCILQGATQNSHTLPANTGNKSKIPKTVMTMLLYWVVINGNSALKGTSMKLKK, from the exons ATGGATAACAATATTGGGGGCTCCACACCAACATCGTTAAGAAGatcat GCCCTTTTGCTGATATTAATAATGCGAGTGCTGGGGATTCGCCCAAAAAACGTAACAATATTGGGGTCTTCACACCAACATCGTTAACAAAATCAA CCCCGTTTGCCGATATTACTAATACGAGCGCGGGGGAATCACGTATAAACAATGTGCCTCAAAAGGAAAATATGCAAA AACTGCAAGAAGATGGTGCTAAACTCAACGCATTAGAATTAAGAAGGAAGCGTGCTAGAGAGAGGTATGCATCAATGAGCCCAAAGAAAAAGGAGGCGAGGAAAATGAAGGCCCGTGTGTACAAGCAATTGAAGGAGGACGAATACTCAG CTCCACTTGGTGATATTACAAATGTTAGTGTTGATGATTTAAGAAGATGCCACGTAAATGATTGTTCTACACTGCAGCAAGGATCAAACCATGCATTATTACAGCCCGTTGATAGGACTGGACCTG GAAGTGATCAACAACACATGATCACACCTCGGCGTCTACCATTTACAGTGATCAACAATGTAGCTCATTATGATAATGTGGATCACACTCGATCCCCTTTCAGCTGCATACTTCAAGGTGCAACACAAAACAGCCATACACTACCTGCAAATACAG GGAACAAATCGAAGATACCAAAGACAGTGATGACGATGTTGTTATATTGGGTAGTCATCAACGGAAATTCGGCTCTAAAAGGGACATCAATGAAACTAAAGAAGTAA
- the LOC127763014 gene encoding uncharacterized protein LOC127763014 isoform X2, which produces MDNNIGGSTPTSLRRSCPFADINNASAGDSPKKRNNIGVFTPTSLTKSTPFADITNTSAGESRINNVPQKENMQKLQEDGAKLNALELRRKRARERYASMSPKKKEARKMKARVYKQLKEDEYSAPLGDITNVSVDDLRRCHVNDCSTLQQGSNHALLQPVDRTGPGSDQQHMITPRRLPFTVINNVAHYDNVDHTRSPFSCILQGATQNSHTLPANTGSHDDQGTNRRYQRQ; this is translated from the exons ATGGATAACAATATTGGGGGCTCCACACCAACATCGTTAAGAAGatcat GCCCTTTTGCTGATATTAATAATGCGAGTGCTGGGGATTCGCCCAAAAAACGTAACAATATTGGGGTCTTCACACCAACATCGTTAACAAAATCAA CCCCGTTTGCCGATATTACTAATACGAGCGCGGGGGAATCACGTATAAACAATGTGCCTCAAAAGGAAAATATGCAAA AACTGCAAGAAGATGGTGCTAAACTCAACGCATTAGAATTAAGAAGGAAGCGTGCTAGAGAGAGGTATGCATCAATGAGCCCAAAGAAAAAGGAGGCGAGGAAAATGAAGGCCCGTGTGTACAAGCAATTGAAGGAGGACGAATACTCAG CTCCACTTGGTGATATTACAAATGTTAGTGTTGATGATTTAAGAAGATGCCACGTAAATGATTGTTCTACACTGCAGCAAGGATCAAACCATGCATTATTACAGCCCGTTGATAGGACTGGACCTG GAAGTGATCAACAACACATGATCACACCTCGGCGTCTACCATTTACAGTGATCAACAATGTAGCTCATTATGATAATGTGGATCACACTCGATCCCCTTTCAGCTGCATACTTCAAGGTGCAACACAAAACAGCCATACACTACCTGCAAATACAG GCAGTCATGACGACCAGGGAACAAATCGAAGATACCAAAGACAGTGA
- the LOC127763014 gene encoding uncharacterized protein LOC127763014 isoform X5, translated as MDNNIGGSTPTSLRRSCPFADINNASAGDSPKKRNNIGVFTPTSLTKSTPFADITNTSAGESRINNVPQKENMQKLQEDGAKLNALELRRKRARERYASMSPKKKEARKMKARVYKQLKEDEYSAPLGDITNVSVDDLRRCHVNDCSTLQQGSNHALLQPVDRTGPGSDQQHMITPRRLPFTVINNVAHYDNVDHTRSPFSCILQGATQNSHTLPANTDG; from the exons ATGGATAACAATATTGGGGGCTCCACACCAACATCGTTAAGAAGatcat GCCCTTTTGCTGATATTAATAATGCGAGTGCTGGGGATTCGCCCAAAAAACGTAACAATATTGGGGTCTTCACACCAACATCGTTAACAAAATCAA CCCCGTTTGCCGATATTACTAATACGAGCGCGGGGGAATCACGTATAAACAATGTGCCTCAAAAGGAAAATATGCAAA AACTGCAAGAAGATGGTGCTAAACTCAACGCATTAGAATTAAGAAGGAAGCGTGCTAGAGAGAGGTATGCATCAATGAGCCCAAAGAAAAAGGAGGCGAGGAAAATGAAGGCCCGTGTGTACAAGCAATTGAAGGAGGACGAATACTCAG CTCCACTTGGTGATATTACAAATGTTAGTGTTGATGATTTAAGAAGATGCCACGTAAATGATTGTTCTACACTGCAGCAAGGATCAAACCATGCATTATTACAGCCCGTTGATAGGACTGGACCTG GAAGTGATCAACAACACATGATCACACCTCGGCGTCTACCATTTACAGTGATCAACAATGTAGCTCATTATGATAATGTGGATCACACTCGATCCCCTTTCAGCTGCATACTTCAAGGTGCAACACAAAACAGCCATACACTACCTGCAAATACAG